One segment of Streptomyces sp. NBC_00576 DNA contains the following:
- a CDS encoding AAA family ATPase, whose protein sequence is MADRVSIDAEPLPTDVEPLWSRLQLVEERVRHAVALRRSADPDPDDPYRGQYLTPDAVARILDEPGGLDMPAHEPWQPPAGSVLDGLARRFGLSPLDLDLLLVAVAPDLDARFERLYGYLNDDLTRRRPTVGLALELCGLAGAAVARFRLASGSPLIAGGLVEVTEPERPPLSRVLTVPDRVTGHLLGSARPDARLAGVLGEAREDPTAETPDVHRTAAAAGTGVGLVHLRSRGGDAAGLATAALHATGLRPLVLDATALARRAGDVPELARIAALEARLTGAGVVLGPLEALPGEPAERARTLGALCAALRGIPLITHGTVGWAPEWAADTPVALTVPAPSPERQAARWRYALERAADNTSGAGLAIGDVDVLADAVAAHRLDSGQLHRAADVAVRTAALDGRPVRADDLRTAVRAQNGAGLDRLARRVEPGVGWDDLVLPPTTDRRLRELALRARHREQVLGQWGMRPGGGRGRGVIALFAGESGTGKTMSAEVVAADLGMDLYVVDLSTVVDKYIGETEKNLERIFTEASAVNAVLLFDEADAIFGKRSEVKDAHDRHANIESAYLLQRMESFDGIAVLTTNLRANLDEAFTRRLDVVADFPVPDAGQRLALWERCLGDRLPRATDLDLAFCADRFELAGGSIRACAVTAAYLAAESAGPLTMRQLVTAVAQEYRKLGRLLLESEFGPYLAAATEA, encoded by the coding sequence GTGGCCGACCGTGTGTCCATCGACGCCGAACCCCTCCCCACTGACGTAGAACCCCTTTGGTCACGGCTCCAGTTGGTCGAGGAGCGGGTACGGCACGCCGTGGCCCTCCGCCGTTCCGCCGACCCCGACCCGGACGACCCGTACCGCGGCCAGTACCTCACCCCCGACGCCGTCGCCCGCATCCTGGACGAGCCGGGCGGCCTCGACATGCCCGCGCACGAGCCCTGGCAGCCGCCCGCCGGTTCCGTCCTCGACGGCCTCGCCCGAAGGTTCGGGCTGTCCCCGCTGGACCTGGACCTGCTCCTGGTCGCGGTGGCACCCGACCTCGACGCACGGTTCGAGCGGCTCTACGGCTACCTCAACGACGACCTGACCCGCCGTCGGCCCACGGTCGGGCTCGCCCTGGAGCTGTGCGGGCTGGCCGGTGCGGCAGTCGCCCGGTTCCGGCTCGCTTCCGGCTCGCCGCTGATCGCGGGGGGCCTGGTGGAGGTCACCGAGCCCGAACGGCCGCCGCTGTCACGGGTGTTGACGGTCCCCGACCGGGTCACCGGGCATCTCCTGGGCAGCGCGCGGCCCGATGCCCGGCTCGCCGGGGTGCTCGGCGAGGCCCGCGAGGACCCGACCGCCGAGACACCGGACGTCCACCGGACGGCGGCCGCGGCCGGCACCGGCGTCGGCCTCGTCCATCTGCGCAGCCGGGGCGGCGACGCGGCGGGGCTGGCCACCGCGGCCCTGCACGCGACCGGGCTGCGCCCGCTCGTCCTGGATGCGACGGCGCTCGCCCGGCGCGCAGGCGACGTACCGGAGCTCGCCCGGATCGCCGCCCTCGAAGCCCGCCTGACCGGCGCCGGAGTTGTCCTCGGCCCGCTCGAAGCGCTTCCCGGTGAGCCCGCCGAACGGGCCCGCACGCTGGGCGCGTTGTGCGCGGCGCTGCGGGGCATCCCTCTGATCACGCACGGGACCGTCGGCTGGGCCCCGGAGTGGGCGGCCGACACGCCCGTCGCCCTGACCGTGCCGGCGCCTTCGCCCGAGCGGCAGGCCGCGCGCTGGCGGTACGCCCTCGAACGGGCCGCCGACAACACCTCCGGTGCCGGCCTCGCGATCGGCGACGTCGACGTGCTCGCCGACGCGGTCGCCGCGCACCGCCTGGACTCCGGGCAGTTGCACCGCGCCGCCGACGTGGCGGTGCGTACGGCCGCCCTCGACGGCCGTCCGGTCCGCGCCGACGACCTGCGCACCGCCGTACGCGCCCAGAACGGCGCGGGGCTCGACCGGCTCGCCCGCCGGGTGGAGCCGGGCGTCGGCTGGGACGACCTGGTGCTGCCGCCCACCACGGACCGGCGGCTGCGCGAACTCGCGCTGCGCGCCCGCCACCGCGAGCAGGTGCTCGGGCAGTGGGGGATGCGGCCCGGCGGCGGCCGGGGGCGCGGTGTGATCGCGCTGTTCGCGGGCGAGTCGGGCACCGGAAAGACGATGTCCGCCGAGGTCGTCGCCGCCGACCTGGGCATGGACCTGTATGTGGTGGACCTGTCCACAGTTGTGGACAAGTACATCGGGGAGACCGAGAAGAACCTGGAGCGGATCTTCACCGAGGCCTCCGCGGTCAACGCGGTGCTGCTCTTCGACGAGGCCGACGCGATCTTCGGCAAGCGCTCGGAGGTGAAGGACGCGCACGACCGGCACGCCAACATCGAGTCGGCGTATCTGCTGCAGCGCATGGAGTCGTTCGACGGGATCGCGGTGCTGACCACCAACCTGCGGGCCAACCTCGACGAGGCGTTCACCCGACGCCTCGACGTGGTGGCCGACTTCCCGGTGCCCGACGCCGGCCAGCGCCTCGCCCTGTGGGAACGCTGCCTGGGCGACCGGCTGCCCCGCGCCACCGACCTCGACCTCGCCTTCTGTGCCGACCGCTTCGAACTCGCCGGCGGCTCCATCCGCGCCTGCGCGGTGACCGCGGCCTACCTCGCGGCCGAGTCCGCCGGCCCGCTCACCATGCGGCAGCTGGTGACGGCGGTCGCGCAGGAGTACCGCAAGCTGGGGCGGCTGCTCCTGGAGAGCGAGTTCGGGCCGTATCTGGCGGCGGCCACCGAGGCCTGA
- a CDS encoding diacylglycerol/lipid kinase family protein — translation MSGSRSALAPRWAARVAVLAGIGAIVVLLLFAGLDSLLLVLVGAAGLAVTAAGVWWALVHTGLVRVLAGVLACAAPVAVAVLYVVAGLLWVVLVSLALWVLAVFCGRVALAGAETTPARTPERTPAPPRHPYLIMNPRSGGGKVGRFRLREKAEALGAEVCVLDVTHQQDVAALARRAADAGADLLGVAGGDGTQALVAAVAAERDLPFMVISAGTRNHFALDLGLDRDDPSKCLDALTDGVELRIDLGIINDRVFVNNASFGAYASVVQSPAYRDDKARTILQMLPDLLTHQYGPRLAVRAAGVTVEQPQAVLVSNNPYRTDDPAGLGHRERLDSGVLGVLGVKVDSAAQAAGMLRGHRSSGLAQLTAQEVVVDADADAVPVGVDGEALTLPTPVRCRIRPRALRVRVPRDRPGVPRGRPPMDWRRVRRLAVTTIRRAAGHGG, via the coding sequence ATGTCCGGTAGCCGTTCCGCGCTCGCTCCCCGCTGGGCCGCACGCGTGGCCGTGCTCGCGGGCATCGGGGCGATCGTCGTACTGCTGCTGTTCGCCGGGCTCGACAGCCTGTTGCTCGTCCTCGTGGGAGCTGCCGGGCTGGCGGTGACGGCGGCGGGCGTGTGGTGGGCGCTCGTCCACACCGGCCTGGTCAGGGTGCTGGCCGGGGTGCTGGCCTGCGCCGCCCCCGTCGCCGTCGCCGTGCTCTATGTGGTGGCCGGGCTGCTGTGGGTGGTGCTCGTCTCGCTCGCGCTGTGGGTCCTGGCCGTCTTCTGCGGCCGGGTCGCGCTGGCAGGCGCCGAGACCACCCCGGCACGGACCCCGGAACGCACTCCTGCGCCGCCGCGGCACCCCTACCTGATCATGAACCCGCGTTCGGGCGGCGGCAAGGTCGGCCGGTTCCGGCTGCGGGAGAAGGCCGAGGCACTCGGCGCCGAGGTCTGCGTCCTGGACGTCACGCACCAGCAGGACGTGGCTGCGCTCGCCCGCCGGGCCGCCGACGCGGGCGCGGACCTGCTCGGTGTCGCGGGAGGCGACGGCACACAGGCCCTCGTCGCGGCCGTGGCCGCGGAGCGCGATCTGCCGTTCATGGTGATCTCCGCCGGCACCCGCAACCACTTCGCCCTGGACCTCGGGCTGGACAGGGACGACCCGTCGAAGTGTCTCGACGCACTCACCGACGGCGTCGAACTCCGCATCGACCTGGGCATCATCAACGACCGGGTATTCGTCAACAACGCGTCGTTCGGCGCCTACGCGTCCGTCGTCCAGAGCCCCGCGTACCGCGACGACAAGGCCCGCACCATCCTGCAGATGCTGCCCGATCTGCTGACGCACCAGTACGGCCCGCGCCTGGCGGTGCGCGCAGCGGGCGTGACCGTCGAGCAGCCGCAGGCCGTACTGGTCAGCAACAACCCGTACCGGACGGACGACCCGGCGGGGCTGGGCCACCGGGAACGGCTGGACTCCGGCGTCCTCGGGGTGCTGGGCGTGAAGGTCGACAGCGCGGCGCAGGCGGCGGGGATGCTCCGCGGGCACCGGTCGTCCGGGCTCGCGCAACTGACCGCTCAGGAGGTCGTCGTCGATGCCGACGCGGATGCGGTTCCGGTCGGCGTGGACGGCGAGGCTCTCACCCTGCCGACCCCGGTCCGGTGCCGGATCCGCCCGCGCGCCCTGCGTGTACGGGTCCCCCGCGACCGCCCCGGCGTGCCGCGCGGCAGACCCCCGATGGACTGGCGCCGGGTGCGGCGGCTGGCGGTGACGACGATCCGGAGAGCCGCAGGACATGGCGGATGA
- a CDS encoding DUF4255 domain-containing protein → MIHEVDEGLRRLLGESGLEASGVEVAFDAPTRDWAARRSAPTVCVFLYDIREDATRRGSGAGEVYDADGHLVARRTPPRWFELTYLVTAWATRPQDEHRLLSQVLATLVAGGTLPARLLTGTLADLGLTVGLDAGGVGLDAPAAADVWSALGGELKASLQIRVSAPLAGVTTETAPPVTEGLVVRTATRSEGGEATPGRRLRYQETTDPGPDGGFAGPRERVPAPTRRRRGDRQP, encoded by the coding sequence GTGATCCACGAGGTCGACGAGGGGCTGCGCCGGCTGCTCGGCGAGTCCGGCCTGGAGGCGTCGGGCGTCGAGGTGGCCTTCGACGCCCCCACCCGGGACTGGGCCGCGCGCCGCAGCGCCCCCACCGTCTGCGTCTTCCTCTACGACATCCGGGAGGACGCCACCCGGCGCGGCAGCGGCGCCGGTGAGGTGTACGACGCCGACGGCCACCTGGTGGCGCGGCGCACCCCGCCGCGCTGGTTCGAGCTGACGTACCTGGTCACGGCGTGGGCGACCCGCCCGCAGGACGAACACCGCCTGCTCTCCCAGGTGTTGGCGACGCTGGTGGCAGGCGGCACCCTGCCCGCCCGCCTGCTCACCGGCACCCTCGCCGACCTCGGCCTGACGGTGGGACTCGACGCCGGCGGGGTCGGGCTCGACGCTCCGGCCGCCGCCGACGTGTGGTCGGCGCTCGGCGGGGAGCTGAAGGCCTCGCTGCAGATACGGGTGAGCGCGCCGCTCGCCGGCGTGACCACGGAGACCGCACCGCCGGTCACCGAAGGCCTCGTCGTGCGCACCGCCACCCGGAGCGAGGGCGGAGAGGCGACGCCGGGCCGCCGCCTGCGCTACCAGGAGACCACCGACCCGGGCCCGGACGGCGGCTTCGCAGGCCCGCGCGAACGGGTCCCCGCCCCCACCCGTCGCCGCCGGGGGGACCGCCAGCCGTGA
- a CDS encoding class II glutamine amidotransferase: MCRWLAYTGTPVLLDTVLYKPAHSLIDQSLHSRMGVETTNGDGFGVGWYEPDNGTPAVFRDTGPAWSNRNLREIADHVRSPLFFAHIRASTGTPVQQTNCHPFRHGRWMWMHNGGITDFHRIRRDLALAVDPELFLDIEGSTDSEMMFYLALTFGLEKDPPGAVARMVGLVERVGHEHGVEFPIQMTVAVTDGQQTWAFRYSSQGTSRSLYYSTQVEALRALHPDMAFLREVSDETRLIVSEPLGDLPGAWNEVPESSYGVVRPEGDELLPFAPQLV; the protein is encoded by the coding sequence ATGTGCCGGTGGCTCGCCTACACAGGAACTCCTGTCCTGCTCGACACCGTGCTCTACAAACCGGCCCACTCGCTGATCGACCAGAGCCTGCACTCCCGGATGGGCGTCGAGACGACCAACGGTGACGGGTTCGGCGTCGGCTGGTACGAACCGGACAACGGCACCCCCGCGGTCTTCCGGGACACCGGCCCGGCATGGAGCAATCGCAATCTGCGGGAGATCGCCGACCACGTCCGCTCCCCGCTGTTCTTCGCTCACATCCGGGCCTCGACCGGTACCCCGGTGCAGCAGACCAACTGCCACCCGTTCCGCCACGGCCGCTGGATGTGGATGCACAACGGCGGGATCACCGACTTCCACCGGATACGGCGCGATCTCGCCCTGGCGGTCGACCCGGAACTCTTCCTCGACATCGAGGGATCGACGGACTCCGAGATGATGTTCTACCTGGCCCTCACCTTCGGTCTGGAGAAGGACCCGCCGGGTGCCGTCGCCCGCATGGTCGGCCTGGTGGAACGGGTCGGTCATGAGCACGGAGTGGAGTTCCCCATACAGATGACGGTCGCCGTGACCGACGGGCAACAGACGTGGGCCTTCCGCTATTCCAGTCAGGGAACCTCCCGGTCGCTGTACTACAGCACCCAGGTGGAGGCGCTGCGGGCACTCCACCCCGACATGGCGTTCCTGCGGGAGGTCTCCGACGAGACCCGCCTCATCGTGTCCGAGCCGTTGGGCGATCTCCCCGGCGCCTGGAACGAGGTTCCCGAGAGCAGCTACGGCGTTGTACGGCCCGAAGGGGACGAGCTGCTCCCCTTTGCCCCGCAACTCGTGTAG
- a CDS encoding carboxymuconolactone decarboxylase family protein — translation MAQKVTGGEGVAALAEANAPVFETIVQMTLNTFERSGLDEETYLLARIAALVAMDASAPSYLLNIGTAAELGVPLEKVQGTLVAIAPVVGSARVVSAAHNIGEAFGLEISAEDA, via the coding sequence ATGGCCCAGAAAGTGACCGGCGGAGAAGGCGTCGCCGCCCTCGCCGAAGCGAACGCCCCCGTATTCGAGACGATCGTCCAGATGACCCTCAACACGTTCGAACGTTCCGGGCTGGACGAGGAGACGTACCTGCTGGCACGCATCGCCGCCCTGGTGGCCATGGATGCCTCCGCCCCCTCCTATCTCCTCAACATCGGCACCGCCGCGGAACTCGGCGTGCCGCTGGAGAAGGTCCAGGGAACGCTCGTGGCGATCGCCCCCGTGGTGGGAAGTGCCCGGGTGGTGTCCGCGGCCCACAACATCGGCGAAGCCTTCGGACTCGAAATCAGCGCCGAGGACGCATAG
- a CDS encoding helix-turn-helix transcriptional regulator: MSAPTSYEHATAGSGHRVTRTGQPKRVTVAVYAADPILRVGVVQQLRQRPEVDLLADVDAEAEGAQVSLVVVDQVGDDVAALLQRLRLNSATRVGLVVGTLGSGALQRVIECGVSAVLRRAEADQDRLVHLVLATANGEGVLPGDLLGQLLSHVGSLQRSALDPQGLSLSTLTTREADMLRLVSEGLDTAEIARKTAYSERTVKNVLHEITTRLQLRNRAHAVGYALRNGLI, translated from the coding sequence ATGTCTGCCCCCACGTCCTACGAGCACGCCACCGCCGGCTCCGGGCACCGGGTCACCCGCACCGGTCAGCCGAAGCGGGTGACCGTGGCCGTCTACGCCGCCGATCCGATCCTGCGTGTCGGTGTCGTCCAGCAGTTACGCCAGCGCCCCGAGGTCGACCTCCTCGCCGATGTCGACGCCGAAGCCGAGGGGGCCCAGGTGTCGCTGGTGGTCGTGGACCAGGTCGGCGACGACGTGGCCGCCCTGCTGCAGCGGCTGCGGCTCAACTCCGCCACCCGCGTGGGCCTCGTGGTCGGCACCCTCGGCTCCGGCGCGCTGCAACGCGTCATCGAGTGCGGCGTCTCGGCGGTGCTGCGGCGTGCCGAGGCCGACCAGGACCGGCTCGTCCACCTGGTCCTCGCGACGGCCAACGGCGAGGGAGTGCTTCCCGGCGACCTGCTCGGCCAGTTGCTGTCCCACGTCGGGAGCCTGCAACGCTCGGCGCTCGATCCGCAGGGCCTGTCCCTGTCCACGCTGACCACCCGGGAGGCGGACATGCTGCGCCTGGTGTCGGAGGGCCTGGACACCGCGGAGATAGCCCGCAAGACCGCGTACTCCGAACGGACCGTCAAGAACGTCCTGCACGAGATCACCACCCGCCTCCAACTGCGCAACCGGGCCCACGCGGTGGGCTATGCGCTGCGGAACGGACTCATCTGA
- a CDS encoding SHOCT domain-containing protein, whose amino-acid sequence MSGSVNLAYDFPVLGAFWSIMWFFLWIMWFVLLFRVVMDIFRDDDLSGWAKTGWLVFAIVLPFLGVFVYVIARGKNMGKREQRHVRAQQEQTERYIRETAGSAGTSEADELAKLSEIRARGDLTDEEYRRAKEKVLH is encoded by the coding sequence ATGAGCGGCAGCGTGAACCTGGCCTACGACTTTCCCGTTCTGGGGGCTTTCTGGTCGATCATGTGGTTCTTCTTGTGGATCATGTGGTTCGTCCTGCTCTTCCGTGTCGTCATGGACATCTTCCGTGACGACGACCTGAGTGGATGGGCCAAGACCGGATGGCTCGTCTTCGCGATCGTCCTGCCCTTCCTGGGCGTCTTCGTCTACGTCATCGCCCGTGGCAAGAACATGGGCAAGCGCGAACAGCGCCACGTCAGAGCCCAGCAGGAGCAGACGGAGCGCTACATCCGCGAGACCGCAGGCAGCGCCGGCACCAGCGAGGCGGACGAACTCGCCAAGCTCTCCGAGATCCGCGCCAGGGGCGACCTCACCGACGAGGAGTACCGCCGGGCCAAGGAGAAGGTCCTCCACTGA
- a CDS encoding DUF2252 domain-containing protein, translating to MTENHLSGVDTRHLTPQERVARGKAARADAPRSSHAEFVPPPKRTDPVEIIEKQSATRVPELVPIRYARMSEAPFRFYRGAASIMAADLAETPRSGFRVQCCGDAHMLNFRLLASPERHLMFDINDFDETLPGPWEWDVKRLSASFVIAGRANGFSTKERASVVRAAVESYRERMRAFAGLSNLEVWYTRFDADELQQQFAPLLSAGTRDRFDKARERARAHDTLQVFDKLTHFVDGSRRIAPDPPLLVRLQDLLPDTQRGELEKLLGRLIERYSQTLQTDRRFLLESYRVADMARKVVGVGSVGTRCWIILLLGKDDEDPLFLQAKEADESVLAPYVGSSTFATQGERVVAGQRLMQATSDIFLGWEHVTGIDGRQRDFYVRQLRDWKGIAVAESMSPKRMALFGRLCGATLARAHARSGDRIAIAAYLGGGDAFDRALVTFAELYADQNEKDHQALVDAIQTGRVPAEAV from the coding sequence ATGACCGAGAACCACCTTTCCGGCGTCGACACACGACACCTCACCCCGCAGGAGCGGGTCGCCCGCGGGAAGGCCGCACGCGCCGACGCACCCCGGTCCAGCCACGCGGAGTTCGTACCGCCGCCGAAGCGTACGGACCCGGTGGAGATCATCGAGAAGCAGTCCGCGACGCGCGTGCCGGAACTCGTACCGATCCGCTACGCCCGGATGAGCGAGGCGCCGTTCCGCTTCTACCGCGGGGCCGCCTCCATCATGGCCGCCGACCTCGCGGAGACACCGCGCAGCGGGTTCAGGGTGCAGTGTTGCGGCGACGCGCACATGCTCAACTTCCGGCTGCTCGCCTCGCCTGAACGCCATCTGATGTTCGACATCAACGACTTCGACGAGACCCTGCCCGGACCGTGGGAGTGGGACGTCAAACGGCTGTCGGCCAGTTTCGTCATCGCGGGCCGGGCGAACGGCTTCAGCACCAAGGAACGGGCGTCCGTGGTACGGGCCGCCGTGGAGTCGTACCGCGAACGGATGCGGGCCTTCGCGGGACTCAGCAATCTCGAGGTCTGGTACACCCGCTTCGACGCGGACGAGCTCCAGCAGCAGTTCGCCCCGCTGCTGAGCGCGGGAACGCGCGATCGCTTCGACAAGGCCCGGGAGCGGGCCCGTGCTCATGACACGCTGCAGGTCTTCGACAAGCTCACTCACTTCGTCGACGGAAGTCGTCGGATCGCTCCCGATCCGCCACTGCTGGTACGGCTCCAGGATCTGCTGCCGGACACCCAACGCGGCGAGCTGGAGAAGCTGCTCGGCCGGCTGATCGAGCGCTACAGCCAGACCCTGCAGACGGACCGCCGGTTCCTGCTGGAGAGCTACCGGGTCGCCGACATGGCCCGCAAGGTCGTCGGGGTGGGCAGTGTGGGAACCCGCTGCTGGATCATCCTGCTGCTCGGCAAGGACGACGAGGACCCCCTGTTCCTCCAGGCCAAGGAGGCCGACGAGTCGGTTCTGGCGCCTTACGTCGGCAGCAGCACGTTCGCCACCCAGGGCGAGCGTGTCGTCGCCGGCCAACGGCTCATGCAGGCCACCAGCGACATCTTCCTGGGCTGGGAACACGTCACGGGCATCGACGGCAGGCAGCGGGACTTCTACGTGCGCCAGTTGCGGGACTGGAAGGGCATCGCCGTGGCCGAGAGCATGTCGCCGAAGCGGATGGCCCTGTTCGGCCGACTGTGCGGTGCCACACTGGCCCGCGCCCACGCCAGGTCCGGAGACCGGATCGCGATCGCCGCCTACCTGGGCGGCGGCGACGCCTTCGACCGTGCGCTGGTGACCTTCGCCGAGCTGTACGCCGACCAGAACGAGAAGGACCACCAGGCTCTGGTCGATGCCATCCAAACGGGACGGGTCCCGGCCGAAGCGGTCTGA
- a CDS encoding glycosyltransferase encodes MKPTICLCMIVKNESAVIERCIASVRDIVDTWIISDTGSTDGTQDLIRKAFDGVPGELHEDPWVNFGANRTLNIERARGKADYLLLMDADMTIRQEGPLPSLSCESYMIPHAGRLAYRIKRLVRGDLHWRYEGVTHEYLTADEDHEQENLDALVIEHFADGGSRHDKFERDMALLSAELERDPTNARSAFYLAQTMRDMGRTEEAIALYERRAEMGGWGEEVYYALLQAGILKDESGDWPGAMDTLSRAWEQRPQRLEACFELASRLRKRGNYRAGHAFACAGINRAEPDDILFTHPWVYKWGLLFEYSVVSYWVGDMRGSLEACDRLLAIPDLPEAHRLQTLRNRDFAIARQA; translated from the coding sequence ATGAAACCGACCATCTGCCTCTGCATGATCGTAAAGAACGAATCCGCCGTAATTGAGCGGTGCATCGCCTCGGTACGCGACATCGTCGACACCTGGATCATTTCTGACACAGGCTCGACGGATGGCACCCAGGATCTGATTCGAAAAGCCTTTGATGGTGTCCCCGGCGAGCTGCACGAAGACCCCTGGGTTAACTTCGGGGCCAATCGCACGCTCAACATCGAACGCGCCCGCGGAAAAGCCGACTACCTGCTTCTGATGGACGCCGACATGACCATTCGGCAAGAAGGGCCGCTGCCTTCGCTGTCCTGTGAGTCCTACATGATCCCGCACGCAGGCAGGCTCGCCTACCGGATCAAGCGTCTCGTCCGCGGCGATCTGCACTGGCGCTACGAAGGCGTGACACACGAGTACCTGACTGCCGACGAGGACCACGAACAGGAGAACCTGGACGCCCTCGTGATCGAGCACTTCGCCGACGGCGGCTCCCGGCACGACAAGTTCGAACGGGACATGGCCCTGCTGAGCGCGGAGCTCGAGCGCGATCCCACAAACGCGCGCAGCGCGTTCTACCTGGCCCAGACCATGCGTGACATGGGTCGTACCGAAGAGGCGATCGCCCTTTACGAACGCCGTGCGGAGATGGGTGGCTGGGGAGAGGAGGTCTACTACGCACTCCTGCAGGCAGGGATCCTCAAGGATGAGTCCGGTGACTGGCCGGGAGCCATGGATACCCTCTCGCGGGCATGGGAGCAGCGGCCGCAGCGCCTTGAAGCATGCTTCGAATTGGCCTCACGGCTGCGGAAGCGTGGAAACTATCGTGCCGGGCATGCCTTCGCGTGTGCGGGGATCAATCGCGCGGAGCCCGACGACATTCTCTTCACTCACCCATGGGTCTACAAGTGGGGTCTACTCTTCGAGTATTCCGTCGTTTCTTACTGGGTGGGGGATATGCGGGGTTCCCTCGAAGCGTGCGACCGCCTCCTGGCCATTCCTGACCTGCCGGAAGCACATCGTCTACAAACACTACGGAATCGCGATTTCGCCATCGCCCGCCAAGCCTGA
- a CDS encoding COG1470 family protein has product MPVVTVAPGGTATTSLTVRNDSDIVEAYSLEVVGDCASWTTVEPARVSLYPGTSETVTILLAPPRSPEIRAGELPLAIRVLPIEHPDAVRVPETTVHIEEFHELRTELQPRRRRGWLRGRYRLAVRNEGNTPVQVGFTPGQAGEELAFAFNPAEPKLEPGESVEVGLRVRTGKPVWFGSPVVWPFTLATAETRNQDDAQPDEITDRPPLDAEFVQIPIFPKWLLAVLAALLALLLAWFMLVRPAVRSAAKEAATEAVQPRPTPPGEQGVNGQTPGNGSGGASPSPDGQGPGQGQAPGAGGGGTSPGDGTTIGGGTTVGGGQQSSETIDLKTSSGQTAPGTYKVPEKTVFGVTDIVVANFQGDEGVMTISFGDRKITTIALETFRNQDYHWVTPIRIPANKTVTIEVTCTKPGTPATGRRAQGCHEVLNVSGVVSRTE; this is encoded by the coding sequence ATCCCGGTCGTGACAGTGGCCCCGGGCGGCACTGCCACGACCAGTCTGACCGTCCGCAACGACAGCGACATCGTCGAGGCCTACAGCCTGGAGGTCGTCGGGGACTGTGCCTCCTGGACCACCGTGGAACCCGCGCGGGTCTCCCTCTACCCCGGCACGTCCGAGACGGTGACGATCCTGCTGGCGCCGCCGCGCTCCCCGGAGATCCGGGCCGGCGAGCTGCCCCTCGCGATACGGGTCCTGCCGATCGAGCACCCCGACGCGGTACGGGTTCCCGAAACCACCGTGCACATCGAGGAGTTCCACGAGCTGCGCACCGAGTTGCAGCCCCGCCGCCGACGCGGCTGGCTGCGCGGACGCTACCGGCTGGCGGTGCGCAACGAGGGCAACACCCCGGTGCAGGTGGGCTTCACCCCCGGCCAGGCGGGCGAGGAGCTGGCGTTCGCCTTCAACCCGGCCGAGCCGAAACTGGAGCCCGGCGAGTCGGTCGAGGTCGGGCTGCGGGTCCGTACGGGCAAGCCCGTGTGGTTCGGCTCCCCGGTGGTGTGGCCGTTCACCCTGGCCACCGCCGAGACCCGCAACCAGGACGACGCCCAGCCGGACGAGATCACCGACCGGCCGCCGCTGGACGCGGAGTTCGTCCAGATCCCCATCTTCCCGAAGTGGCTGCTCGCCGTGCTCGCGGCGCTGCTCGCGCTGCTGCTCGCCTGGTTCATGCTGGTCCGCCCGGCGGTGCGCAGCGCCGCGAAGGAGGCGGCCACCGAGGCGGTCCAGCCGCGCCCCACGCCCCCAGGAGAGCAGGGCGTCAACGGGCAGACACCCGGCAACGGTTCCGGCGGCGCGAGCCCCTCGCCCGACGGCCAGGGCCCGGGTCAGGGTCAGGCCCCCGGAGCGGGCGGCGGTGGCACCTCGCCCGGGGACGGCACCACCATCGGGGGCGGCACCACGGTGGGCGGCGGTCAGCAGAGCTCGGAGACCATCGACCTGAAGACGTCCAGCGGGCAGACCGCGCCCGGTACCTACAAGGTGCCCGAGAAGACCGTCTTCGGTGTGACGGACATCGTCGTCGCCAACTTCCAGGGTGACGAAGGGGTGATGACGATCAGCTTCGGCGACCGCAAGATCACCACGATCGCCCTGGAGACCTTCCGCAACCAGGACTACCACTGGGTCACCCCCATCAGGATCCCCGCGAACAAGACCGTGACCATCGAAGTGACCTGCACGAAGCCGGGCACTCCGGCCACCGGCCGCCGGGCGCAGGGATGTCACGAGGTCCTGAACGTGAGCGGTGTGGTCAGCCGCACCGAGTAG
- a CDS encoding amphi-Trp domain-containing protein translates to MKDLKFEQKRSLSRLEAADQLTALAAALREGGDAELELSPGTLSLRIPDDLHSEIEVEIGNGEIELEIELKWPTTRKRVATATKPGHSGTGTKRSRSVKRSATKTP, encoded by the coding sequence ATGAAGGACCTCAAGTTCGAGCAGAAGCGCTCGCTGTCACGCCTTGAGGCGGCTGACCAGCTCACAGCACTCGCAGCCGCGCTGCGGGAAGGTGGGGATGCGGAACTGGAACTCAGCCCGGGAACGCTGAGCCTGCGGATCCCCGACGACCTTCACAGCGAGATCGAGGTCGAGATCGGTAACGGGGAGATCGAGTTGGAGATCGAGCTCAAGTGGCCGACAACGCGAAAGCGGGTGGCCACAGCCACCAAGCCAGGGCACAGCGGTACGGGCACCAAAAGAAGCAGAAGCGTGAAGCGGTCCGCTACGAAGACACCCTGA